The DNA window CAACGCGTGGGGCGGATCGGCCGCCTTGACCCGCTGGGTGAAGATCGCTTTGCCGTCGAGCAGCACCTGCACTTCGCAGTCGCCTTTGCCGGCCGTTTCGTCGTCGACTCCCAGCGTCGCCAGGAACAGGTCGTACTGGCCCGCCAGTTCAAAGGTCAGCTGGCTGGCCGATTGCACGCCGAGCCCTTTCCCGTACGTCTGCTTTGCCAGGGTCAGCCGATTGCCGGCCACGCTGCGGTCCCGCTGGGCCGGACGATCCAGCGTCGCCAGCGTTTTCCGCTCTTCGCCGATCGTTTCAAAATCCGACAGGTAAGCCAGCCGATCGCTCTGCAGTTCCAGTCGCTCGACCGCCTGCCAGGGCAGCGTTGCCTGGCCGCCGCCGGTCAGGTCCAGCGTCAGTTGCCCGTCGACGAGAGAGAGGATTGTCCCCGCCAGGACGGAGCCCTGCCTGAGGTAGACCTGCGACGTTTTTGGTTGCCGCTCCAGCACCTGGGCGGCGACCAGGCCGGCGACTTTCGCGCGCGCCAGTCGACGGGTTTCTCCCTGCCACTGGAACTGCACCTGTTCGCCCGTAATCTGTTCCAGCAGGCCGCTGAGGGACTGGAACTCCTGCTCGGCGAATTCCACAAACAGGCGGTCTTCAGCGCCGGAGGGCTCGGCCAGCGCTTGCTCAAAGGCAGGGCTGGTGAAGTCGGCCCGGAACCGCACGGCGCGAACGCAATCGATCGGCAGGCTTAGCTTCAGGTCGTCGCCCAGGTCGAAGGTAAACTGCTCCTCGGCATAGATCGCCTGAGCCGCCAGCAGCCGTCCTCCGCCCAGCAGATCAACGCGGCAGGGCAGGGCGGCAATCTCAGAGCCAGGCGCCGGCGGGAGCCCCGCTGGATCCGGCGGCACAGAGAGCGAGGCCCGTTCAAGGGAAAGGAGACGGGCCAAAGGCAGCCCGTCGGCCATGCCGGTCGCCTGAAGTTTCCCGTCGACGATCCCGGCGATCTCTGCCTGGAGCGTTTCGCCCGTCAGGGTCTCCAGCGTGTCAGCAGCCGGGAGCAGAGTCCCGCACGCCAGCAAGAGCGGCAGGAACAGCGTGAAGCGGATTGCCATCAGAGCATCGGCCAGGCGGCCTGTCCTCACAAAGGGGGCGCTGCTCCGGCAGGAAGCAGCGTCACGGGCCGGGTTTGCACAAACGGCGGAAGCCGCTGCTGCTGGAAGAAAGACGCCGCCACAAGCCGCGGCGTCCCGAGGACGAAGGTTCCAGGGCCGCCCCGCCGATTGCGGCCGGGCGACGCGGTTCCTCGACGACTCTTGGCTACTTCTTTTCGCCCAGCAGCTCCGAGACTTTCGGTTCGATCGACTCGGCCCAGATGGTGTAGCCTTTGTTGCTCAGGTGCAGCAGGTCGGGCATGATTTCTTTCGACAGCGTGCCGTCTTCGGCGACAAATTTCGGGCCGATGTCCAGGTAGAACACGTGTTTGTCGTCGGCCAGCTTGGCCACGATGGCGTTGGTTTTTTCGTTCACCTGGCGGCGGGGATCGTTGCTGTCCGGACCGCGGGGGAAGACACCCAGGATCAGGATCTTCAGTTCGGGCAGTTTCTCGCGCAACTGATGGACGATTTTCGTGGTGCCCGCGGCGATCTGCTCAGGCGTGTTGGAGCCGGAGTTGTTGGTGCCGATCATGATCACGGCCGCTTTGGGCTGGATGCCTTCCAGATTGCCGTTATCCAGTCGCCAGATGACGTGCTGGGTGCGATCGCCGCCGATGCCGAGGTTCACGGCGTTCCGCTTGCCGTAGTATTCGGCCCAGACTGCCTTGCCAGAGCCTTCCCAGCCCTGGGTAATGGAATCGCCAATGAAGAGCAGGTCGGCGTTCCCCTGTTTGACCCGTTCATTGAACGCGTTGTGGCGTTCCATCCAGCGACCTTCGCGGGGGACCGGTTTGACGGCGTCGTTGGCGGGTTTTTCTTCGCTCCAGGCGGCGGGAACAATAGCGAGCAGCAGCAACAAGGCCGCCAGGGGACGGATGCAGGACATGGTGATTTCCTCGGGTCAAAGGGGGACAACCAGACGCACCGCGCTGGGCGAGGTTTAGCAAACCCGCGCAGGGGTGAACGGGCCATTATTAACGGTCGCAGACCACTTCACCAGTCGCGGCAGCATTTTTCGAACCCCCGCGTTTCGAACCAATGCCAGGAGGCTGGGCGTGGAGCAAGTACGGGGACACGCGATCAGGGAAGCTGGTCGGAAAGGAACTCGCTGCGAATTCGCGGATCGGCCAGCGTGTCGGCGACCAGCGAGACGCCGTCGAACGCGTGGGTGCGCGTATGCTGGTTCGGCACGGCGACGACTTGCGCGCCGGAAGCCATTGCGGCCAGGGCGCCGGTGCGGCTGTCTTCAAAGACCAGCATCTGGGCCGGATCGACCTGCAGTCGGCGGGCGGCGGAGAGGTAGATTTCGGGATTCGGCTTGCCATCGACCACGTCCTCGGCTCCCAGAATGAACTCGAACCGCGGCTCCAGCTGAAAGAACGACAGCACATGCTGGGCAAAGCCGCGTTTCGCACTGGTGGCGATCGCCTT is part of the Lignipirellula cremea genome and encodes:
- a CDS encoding NPCBM/NEW2 domain-containing protein: MAIRFTLFLPLLLACGTLLPAADTLETLTGETLQAEIAGIVDGKLQATGMADGLPLARLLSLERASLSVPPDPAGLPPAPGSEIAALPCRVDLLGGGRLLAAQAIYAEEQFTFDLGDDLKLSLPIDCVRAVRFRADFTSPAFEQALAEPSGAEDRLFVEFAEQEFQSLSGLLEQITGEQVQFQWQGETRRLARAKVAGLVAAQVLERQPKTSQVYLRQGSVLAGTILSLVDGQLTLDLTGGGQATLPWQAVERLELQSDRLAYLSDFETIGEERKTLATLDRPAQRDRSVAGNRLTLAKQTYGKGLGVQSASQLTFELAGQYDLFLATLGVDDETAGKGDCEVQVLLDGKAIFTQRVKAADPPHALRLPVAGGRQLQLVVEPGADLDLADHVDWAGARVVRTRD
- a CDS encoding platelet-activating factor acetylhydrolase IB subunit yields the protein MSCIRPLAALLLLLAIVPAAWSEEKPANDAVKPVPREGRWMERHNAFNERVKQGNADLLFIGDSITQGWEGSGKAVWAEYYGKRNAVNLGIGGDRTQHVIWRLDNGNLEGIQPKAAVIMIGTNNSGSNTPEQIAAGTTKIVHQLREKLPELKILILGVFPRGPDSNDPRRQVNEKTNAIVAKLADDKHVFYLDIGPKFVAEDGTLSKEIMPDLLHLSNKGYTIWAESIEPKVSELLGEKK
- a CDS encoding HAD family hydrolase, whose translation is MPLVPVAAVVFDLDGLMFNTEDLYDHVGEALLQRRGLSFTPELKQAMIGLPGKKAYQVMIDWHQLDATIDQLEQENDEVFAGLLTDHLQPMPGLFDLLELIEKRPLPKAIATSAKRGFAQHVLSFFQLEPRFEFILGAEDVVDGKPNPEIYLSAARRLQVDPAQMLVFEDSRTGALAAMASGAQVVAVPNQHTRTHAFDGVSLVADTLADPRIRSEFLSDQLP